Genomic DNA from Nonomuraea rubra:
CCGCGCCAACACCGCCACCGGCGAGGACCGCCCGCCGTTCGCCGACGAGTGGGTGCGCAAGGTGATGGCGTTCCGGGAGACGCTGACCAGGGCCAGGCCGGACGTGCTGGTGATGGTCGGTTCCGACCACTTCCACCAGCTCTGGCTGGACAACATGCCGCAGTTCCTGATCGGCAAGGCGCCCTACTACGACGCGAACTTCTACAACGAGGAACGCGAGTTCGGCCTGCCCCGCATGGTGTGCCGGGGGCAGGAGGACCTGTCGGCGCACCTGCTGCGCGAGGGCCTGGACGCCGGGTTCGACCTGGCCTTCTCCAACGAGCTGCGGATCGACCACTCGATCACCTGCCCGATCATCACCTTGCGCCCGCAGAACGACCTGCCGATCGTGCCCGTCTACACCAACATCTTCGCCCCTCCCCTGCCGCGGCCGAAACGGTTCGTGCAGCTCGGGCGGGCCATCAGGGAGATGGTGGAGTCGTGGCCGTCCGACCAGCGGGTCGCGATCATCGGCACCGGGCACCTGTCGCTGGAGCTCGGCGGGCCGCGCCAGTTCGGGCCGCACGGCCCCGACCCCGAGTTCGACCGCAAGGCCGTGGAGTGGATCTCCTCGGGGGACATCGAGGGCTGCCTGGCCGAGGTCACCCTCGACAGCCTGCACCTGCCGGGCAACGCCACCCACGGGTTCATGGACTTCATGCTCATGATGGGGGTGGCGGGGGACGGGCGTAAGGCCGACTACGTGGACACCTACGACCTGTTCCACACCATGGAGGCGTACTTCACCTGGTTCCCGGACGGAGGCGGCCGGTCGTGAGCAAGTACCTGCTGAACAAGTTCCTGTTCACCGTCGACCGCGATCCCGAGCTGGTCGAACGGTACCGCGCCGAGCCCCGGGCCACGGTGGAATGGTGGGAGGGGGCGTACGCGAACCGGATCCTGGGGTGTCACGAAGGGGAGTCGTCCACGTGGCTGGGGTTCGACGACGTCGAGCGGGAGGCGCTGGCCTCGCATGATTATCCGCGGCTGTTCGAGCTGGGGGCGCATCCGTTCCTGATCCTGACGTTGTTCATCGCGATGTTCGAGCGGGATCATCCGCCGCTCGGGTTCCAGACGGAGTATGCGCGGCGGCTGGGGCATGTGCGGCTGCCTTACCCGGACATCGCGACCTGATGAACGACCGCCCCACCGGCCCGGCCGCCGACCAGCCCTCCGACCGCCCCACCGGGCCGGCCGCCGGCGAGCTCTCCGATCGCGCCACCGGCCCGGTCCCGGGCACCGCGCCCGCTGCGCCCGCTGCGACCGCTGCGACCGCTGCGACCGCTGCGCCGGTAATGGTCGCCGCTCGGGTCGAGGTCTGCGGGGAGGCTCCCGTGGTCGCCGGTTGCCCCTTGCCCGTGGCCGGTGGAGGGCGGGAGGTCGTGCGGGTGCTCGCCGCTCCGATCACGCCGCTGGACCTGCTGTGCGCCACCGGGGCGTCGTACTTCGGGACGCCCGCGGTGCCGTACGTGCCGGGTGTCCAGGGGGTGGGGACGGTGGGCGGGCGGCTCGTGTGGTTCCCGACGGCGGCGGGGATGGCGGCGGGTGACGGGAGCATGGCCGAGCTGGCTCCGGCCCGGGCCGAGGAGCTGGTCGAGCTGCCCGCAGGGACCGATCCGTTCGCCATGGCGGCGCTGGGGCTGTCGGCGGTGGCCGCGTACCTGGCGCTGACGTGGCGGGGTGAGCTGGCGGACGGCGAGCAGGTGCTGGTGCTGGGCGGGGGCGGCGTGGTGGGGCAGGCCGCCATCCAGCTCGCCCGCCTGGCGGGGGCGCGGCGGGTGGTGGCGGCGGCACGTTCCGAGGACGGGATGCGGCGCGCCCGGCGGGCGGGCGCCGATGCCGTGGTCCCGCTGGGCCCCGTGGCGAGAGCCGTACCAGGCCGGCGAATCGCCCCTGAGGCCGACGGCGGGCGAGCCGGCGCGGAGACCGTGACCGACGGCGGGCGAGCCGGCGCGGAGACCGTGGCCGGCCAGGTGGAGGAGCTTGCGCGCCGGCTCGCCGCCGTCTGTGACGGGCCCGTGGACCTGGTGCTCGATCCCCTCTTCGGCGTCCCGGCCGCGGCGGCGGCGCGTACGTTGCGCAACGGCGGGCGCCTGGTCAACCTCGGTGGCTCGGCGTCGGAGACCTGCCCGCTCGACTCCGCCACCCTGCGCAGCCGCTCACTGCGCCTCCTGGGTTACACCAACAACGAGCTCACCCGTGAGCAGCGGTCGGCGGCCATCACGTACGTCGCGCAGCAGTCGGCGGCCGGGCGGCTGCGGGTGGAGCACGAGGTGGTGCCGCTGGCACAGGCGGCGGACGCGTGGCAGCGCCAGGCGGCGGGCACCACGAACGGCCGGATCGTCCTGCACACAGGCTGACCACCCCGCCGACCATCACCCTGTCGCATGGCACGGGCCGGTTCCGGCGGCCCGGGCGGCGAGGAGGCGCAGGCCGTCGTGGTTCTTTGCCGCAGGCACGGAATGGCGGTGGATCACGCCGGCCGATAGCCGACCCGGCCGTTGCACGGCATCGAGACTCCCAGGCGCCACCGGGCCGGAAAAGGGGCGGCTCCTGTCCCCGGACGACCCTGTCCTGGGACAGGTCAGGCCCCCGCACCCACGTCGGAGCCGCGCGATCCCGTACAGCACCCCGGGTGGCCGCGTGGTCAGCGCAGCGCGGCGGCGAGGAGGCGCCACTCCTTCCGCGGAAAGACCTGGGCCTCGGCGGTGACCACCTGCACGCACACGTGATCGGCGCCGGCGGCGCGATGCTCGTCCACCCGTCGCAGGATCGCCTCCTCGTCCCCCCACGCGAACACGTCGTCGAACACGCGGTCGCTCACCGACGCCAGCTCCTCGGGCGAGTAGCCGAGACGCAGGAGGTTGTTGGCGTAGTTCGGCAGGGCGAGGTAGCCCCGCAGCCAGCCGTCGCCGATCGCGCGTGCCTCCTCCCTGTCCGCGCAGAGGATCACCGTCTGCTCCGGGAGCAGCAGCGGCCCCTCCCCCAGTGCCTCCCGCGCGCGCCGGGTGTGCTCGGGGGTGACGAGGTACGGGTGCGCGCCGCGCGCCCGCCTGGCGGCCATGTCCAGCATCTTCGGGCCGAGCGCGGCCAGCACCCGGCTCTCGGCGGGAACCGGCTGGTCCGCCCGGTCGAGCTCGTCGAGGAACGCCGACATCGCCGCCAGCGGCTTGCGGTAGCGGGCCGGCTCCTGTTCGTTGTTGACGGCGACCGCGTGGCTCACGCCGATGCCCATCAGGAACCGTCCGTCGTGCGCCGCCGACAGCGAGGCGAAGGAGGAGGCGACGCCGGCCGGGTCGTGCATCCAGAGGTTGAGAATGCCCGTGGCCACGACGATCTCCCGGGTCGCGGTCAGCAGGTTGGCGACCGCGTCGAAGACCGGCCCGCCGCCGTCCGGGAACCACAGGGCCCGGAACCCCAGCTCGTCGAGCTCGGCGGCCGCGTCGGCGGCCTCGCCCGGGTCGCCGTAACGCAGGTGGTGACTCCACACGCCCACACCGGAAAGATCCACGGCAGCCTCTTCCACAGCCGGCACACGAGGTGACGGCCACCACCCTATCCATGAAGATCTCCTGCGCAGAAGATCGGAGCGCGTGTTGCCCTGCCCTGGAGTGTCAGGTGACGGATCTCCGGGTGGGGGCTCTCCCCCGTGCGGGGGAGGCGGCTCCCCCGCGCACGGGAGTGCCGTCCGGGCGGGCGGTTCTACGGTCGGGACCATGGTTGATGTCGATCGTCCGCGGCGCTGGCCGGCGTACGCGGTGGCGTTGTTGTTGCTCGGGTACGCCGCGGGGAAGGCCGTCTTCGCCCTGCAGGCCCGGCTCGGGTTCCCCGGAGGGCCGCCGGTGCCGGCCGCCGAGGCCGCCGCCTACCTTCTGGATCCGGCGTTCGCGCAGTGGCTCGCGAGTGCGTCCGGGGTGGTGGGGGCGTGCGTCGCGCTGGCCACCGTCACGCCGTTCGGGCGGTGGGTGTCCAGGACGTTGATGCTGGTCGTGCTGGCGGTGATGACGCTGGCCGTGGTGGGGGGTGGCGGGATCATGGCGCTGGACGGGTTCGTGGGCATCGGGGTGGGGTGGCAGTGGTACCACGGGGTGCTCGGCCTCGTCGCGATCGGCGCGACCGTGGAGATGTCACGGTCGTATCTGGTGGCGACGCGACCGGCACGGCGGCCGGGCGGCGCCAGTGCCGCGCCCGGCGCCGGCGGGTGAGGCGGCACTGGGAGCGGGGCGCGGGACCGGTGGCTGAGCGCGCAACTGGTGTTGGGCGTGGCGCTGGTGGCTGGGCGCGACGGTGGCGGATGGTGGTGGTCAGGCCTGGGCGAGCTGGGCCACTCCCGAGCGCGGCGACGACAGCACCGGGACGCCGCCGCCCGCCTCACCCACGATCCGGGCCATGGACGCCTGGGCCAGCACCACCACGTCCACCTTCGCCGCCAGCTCCCGGAACCCGTCGAGGACCAGCGTGTCGTGCCGGGCGGCGTCCCCGGCCCGCAACGCCTCGAACGCCCCCTCGCACAGCCGGGGCACGACCTCCCGTTCCGCCTCGCGCCGCGCCGCCGCCCGCTGGACCGCGCGGGTGGTGGGGCCGAGGGTGGTGGCGAGCGTGGCCAGCACGCCGATCCGGGCGCCTTCCCGTACGGCCTGCTCGGCCATCGGCTCGTCGATCCGCAGGATCGGCAGCGCGGCGAAGGGGCGCGCCCGCTCGGCCGCCTCGCCGATGGACGAGCAGGTCACCAGCAACGTGCCCGCGCCGGACTCCTCGGCGTAGGCCGCGTACGCCGCCACCCGGCGCAGCACGTGCGGCGGCGGGCCGCCGGCGGCGATGGTGTCCTGGAGCAGGCTCTCGTCCACGAAGTGCAGGATCCGCGCGTCCGGCCGCACCTCGGCGGCCAGCTCGGCGAGGGGGGCGGCGAGCGCGGGCACGGTGTGCAGCATCGCGACCGTCACCCCGGCCGGCCCCGCCGGCCGATCCACACCGGTCGCGGGACGGCTCACCGGACCCGCTCCGTGCATCGCGGGGCGCTTCATCGGGTCCGCCCCCTGCGTTTCGGAGGGGCCCATCGGACCGGTTCCCTGCGTCTCGGAGGGGCCCATCGGACCGGTTTCCTGCGGGTCGGGGCGGGTCATCGGGCGGTCCAGGGGCGGGCGTGCTCGTCCACGATGGCCGCCAGTCCCTGCAAGCGAGGTACCGAGCGGGAGCGCAGCTCGGCGGCCACGTCCTCGGAGCCGACCACGTCGCTCCAGACGGCCCGCCCGGCCAGCATGCCCGACGCCCCGGCCCGGCAGGCGGCGCGGACGGCGGCGGGGAAGTCGTCGCGCTCCACGCCCTGGGAGAGCACGACCCACGGGACGGGGATCGTCTCGTCGAGCCGGGCGCATTCCTCGGCCAGCCGTTCCTCCGGTACCGCCCCGCCCAGCGGGACCTGTGCCTTGTACAGGCTGGGCCGCAGCCCGGCCAGCTCCCTGGCCGCCTCCCGGATGGCGGCGGGCCCGTCGAACGTGGTGGCGCCGGCGGCCGGCTTGGCGACGCCTTCGAGGACGGACAGCAGCCCGGCGTCCGCGCACCGCCGTACGAACTCGGCGGCGATCTCCAGCCGCCGCGCCCGCCGCTCGTCGTCACGCCAGATGAGCAGCAGCTTGGCCGCCACCGCCCCGGCCTGCCTGGCGGCGGTCAGGTCGACGCGCTCGTCGATCGCGGTGTCCTCCACGGGCCCGTCGGGCTCCTGCCGCAGGCTGTCCACGGCGACGATCAGCCCGCCAGGCACCATCCGCCCGGCCGCCACCTGCCCGAACCCGTAGTCCTGGTCGATGAG
This window encodes:
- a CDS encoding extradiol ring-cleavage dioxygenase, which gives rise to MAEVVAVIASTHHPFYYRANTATGEDRPPFADEWVRKVMAFRETLTRARPDVLVMVGSDHFHQLWLDNMPQFLIGKAPYYDANFYNEEREFGLPRMVCRGQEDLSAHLLREGLDAGFDLAFSNELRIDHSITCPIITLRPQNDLPIVPVYTNIFAPPLPRPKRFVQLGRAIREMVESWPSDQRVAIIGTGHLSLELGGPRQFGPHGPDPEFDRKAVEWISSGDIEGCLAEVTLDSLHLPGNATHGFMDFMLMMGVAGDGRKADYVDTYDLFHTMEAYFTWFPDGGGRS
- a CDS encoding zinc-binding dehydrogenase translates to MNDRPTGPAADQPSDRPTGPAAGELSDRATGPVPGTAPAAPAATAATAATAAPVMVAARVEVCGEAPVVAGCPLPVAGGGREVVRVLAAPITPLDLLCATGASYFGTPAVPYVPGVQGVGTVGGRLVWFPTAAGMAAGDGSMAELAPARAEELVELPAGTDPFAMAALGLSAVAAYLALTWRGELADGEQVLVLGGGGVVGQAAIQLARLAGARRVVAAARSEDGMRRARRAGADAVVPLGPVARAVPGRRIAPEADGGRAGAETVTDGGRAGAETVAGQVEELARRLAAVCDGPVDLVLDPLFGVPAAAAARTLRNGGRLVNLGGSASETCPLDSATLRSRSLRLLGYTNNELTREQRSAAITYVAQQSAAGRLRVEHEVVPLAQAADAWQRQAAGTTNGRIVLHTG
- a CDS encoding LLM class F420-dependent oxidoreductase, with product MDLSGVGVWSHHLRYGDPGEAADAAAELDELGFRALWFPDGGGPVFDAVANLLTATREIVVATGILNLWMHDPAGVASSFASLSAAHDGRFLMGIGVSHAVAVNNEQEPARYRKPLAAMSAFLDELDRADQPVPAESRVLAALGPKMLDMAARRARGAHPYLVTPEHTRRAREALGEGPLLLPEQTVILCADREEARAIGDGWLRGYLALPNYANNLLRLGYSPEELASVSDRVFDDVFAWGDEEAILRRVDEHRAAGADHVCVQVVTAEAQVFPRKEWRLLAAALR
- a CDS encoding aspartate/glutamate racemase family protein, producing the protein MSRPATGVDRPAGPAGVTVAMLHTVPALAAPLAELAAEVRPDARILHFVDESLLQDTIAAGGPPPHVLRRVAAYAAYAEESGAGTLLVTCSSIGEAAERARPFAALPILRIDEPMAEQAVREGARIGVLATLATTLGPTTRAVQRAAARREAEREVVPRLCEGAFEALRAGDAARHDTLVLDGFRELAAKVDVVVLAQASMARIVGEAGGGVPVLSSPRSGVAQLAQA